A section of the Chiloscyllium plagiosum isolate BGI_BamShark_2017 chromosome 4, ASM401019v2, whole genome shotgun sequence genome encodes:
- the fam110b gene encoding protein FAM110B, with the protein MPTEMLQADSMVKPVGSATTFTSAVPLRILNKGPDYFRRQAEPNPKRLSAVERLEADKAKYVKSQEVINAKQEPVKPAVLAKPPVCPAVRRAAGTPSQKLSNNHKADSTAKRENLNLEILKNIINSSESSTSGSVHKHTARNWPQHRPASTEINRRIFAESIQVYSNQGHGSLQGGNLNVTKRLFEDQVSDSALHISHSSADVRRVVEGKPLKPIPSSSSAPPVLPKPNISTCNAPKSPAQTPPDLPNNPSRRPSLHRSKSDLSDRYARANADVERFFNYCGLDPEELENIGMENFTRANSDIISLNFRSASMISSDCEQSRRSNDDLTDDEESNDRVPYGISAVERNARVIKWLYSCKQAKESQKISHV; encoded by the coding sequence ATGCCTACAGAAATGCTCCAAGCAGATAGCATGGTCAAACCTGTTGGTTCAGCAACCACCTTCACATCAGCTGTTCCCCTTCGCATACTAAATAAAGGGCCAGACTATTTTAGAAGGCAGGCAGAGCCTAACCCGAAAAGACTGAGTGCCGTGGAACGGCTTGAAGCTGATAAAGCAAAATATGTGAAGAGTCAAGAAGTCATCAATGCCAAGCAGGAACCGGTGAAACCGGCTGTGCTGGCTAAGCCGCCGGTCTGCCCAGCAGTCAGGCGAGCAGCAGGTACCCCTTCACAAAAGCTATCTAACAATCATAAAGCAGACAGCACTGCAAAAAGAGAAAACTTGAATCTAGAAATTTTGAAGAATATCATTAATAGCTCGGAAAGTTCCACCTCAGGATCAGTGCACAAACACACTGCACGGAACTGGCCCCAGCATAGACCTGCCTCTACAGAAATCAACAGGCGCATATTTGCAGAATCTATTCAGGTGTATAGTAACCAAGGCCACGGCAGTCTACAGGGAGGCAACCTGAATGTAACCAAGCGATTGTTTGAAGACCAAGTCAGTGATTCAGCCCTGCATATTTCTCACAGTTCAGCAGATGTGAGGAGGGTTGTTGAAGGGAAGCCTCTAAAACCAATCCCCAGCAGCAGTTCTGCTCCTCCTGTTCTCCCCAAACCTAATATTTCAACATGTAATGCACCCAAGTCACCAGCACAAACCCCTCCAGACTTGCCCAACAATCCAAGCAGACGGCCATCACTTCACCGCTCCAAGTCCGATCTCAGCGATCGATACGCCCGTGCCAATGCTGACGTAGAGCGATTCTTTAATTACTGTGGACTCGATCCTGAAGAACTTGAAAACATTGGAATGGAAAACTTCACAAGGGCGAATTCGGACATAATCTCTCTGAACTTTCGCAGTGCGAGCATGATCAGTTCAGACTGTGAGCAGTCACGACGGAGCAATGATGACCTGACAGATGACGAGGAATCTAATGATCGTGTACCATATGGTATTTCAGCTGTGGAAAGGAATGCCAGGGTGATTAAATGGTTGTATAGTTGCAAACAAGCTAAGGAATCCCAGAAAATATCTCATGTTTAA